A region of Ochotona princeps isolate mOchPri1 chromosome 2, mOchPri1.hap1, whole genome shotgun sequence DNA encodes the following proteins:
- the PSMD4 gene encoding 26S proteasome non-ATPase regulatory subunit 4 isoform X2: MVLESTMVCVDNSEYMRNGDFLPTRLQAQQDAVNIVCHSKTRSNPENNVGLITLANDCEVLTTLTPDTGRILSKLHTVQPKGKITFCTGIRVAHLALKHRQGKNHKMRIIAFVGSPVEDNEKDLVKLAKRLKKEKVNVDIINFGEEEVNTEKLTAFVNTLNGKDGTGSHLVTVPPGPSLADALISSPILAGEGGAMLGLGASDFEFGVDPSADPELALALRVSMEEQRQRQEEEARRAAAASAAEAGIATAGAEDSDDALLKMTISQQEFSRSGLPDLSSMTEEEQIAYAMQMSLQGAEFGQAESADLDASSAMDTSEPAKEEDDYDVMQDPEFLQSVLENLPGVDPNNEAIRNAMGSLASQATKDGKKDKKEEDKK; encoded by the exons cgTGGACAACAGTGAATACATGCGGAATGGGGACTTCCTGCCCACCAGACTGCAGGCCCAGCAAGACGCCGTCAACATCGTGTGTCACTCAAAGACCCGCAGCAACCCCGAGAACAACGTGGGGCTCATCACGCTTGCCAA TGACTGTGAAGTGCTGACCACGCTCACCCCCGACACTGGCCGCATCCTCTCCAAGCTCCACACTGTGCAGCCCAAGGGCAAGATCACCTTCTGCACTGGCATCCGCGTGGCGCAC CTGGCCCTGAAGCACCGGCAGGGCAAGAACCACAAGATGCGCATCATCGCCTTCGTCGGGAGCCCCGTGGAGGACAACGAGAAGGAT CTGGTGAAGCTGGCTAAGCGCCTCAAGAAGGAAAAAGTCAATGTCGACATAATCAATTTTGGGGAAGAG GAAGTGAACACAGAAAAGCTGACAGCCTTTGTAAACACACTGAACGGCAAAGATGGAACTGGTTCTCACCTGGTGACGGTGCCGcctgggcccagcctggctgaCGCGCTCATCAGCTCTCCGATCCTGGCTGGGGAAGGTGgcgccatgctgggcctgggagcCAGCGACTTTGAGTTTGGAGTGGATCCCAGTGCTGACCCTGAGCTGGCCCTG gccctgcgCGTCTCTATGGAAGAGCAGCGGCAACGGCAAGAAGAGGAGGCCCGGCGGGCAGCGGCTGCCTCTGCGGCGGAGGCTGGGATCGCCACCGCTGGGGCTGAAG ACTCGGATGACGCCCTGCTGAAGATGACCATAAGCCAGCAGGAGTTCAGCCGCTCGGGGCTCCCAGACCTGAGCAGCATGACGGAAGAGGAGCAGATTGCGTACGCCATGCAGATGTCCCTGCAGGGTGCAG AGTTTGGCCAGGCCGAGTCGGCGGACCTGGACGCCAGCTCAGCTATGGACACGTCGGAGCCGGCTAAG GAGGAGGATGATTACGACGTGATGCAGGACCCCGAGTTCCTTCAGAGCGTCCTAGAGAACCTGCCAGGCGTGGATCCCAACAACGAAGCCATTCGAAATGCCATGGGCTCTCTGGCCTCCCAGGCCACCAAGGATGGCAAGAAAGACAAGAAGGAGGAGGACAAGAAGTGA
- the PSMD4 gene encoding 26S proteasome non-ATPase regulatory subunit 4 isoform X1, whose protein sequence is MVLESTMVCVDNSEYMRNGDFLPTRLQAQQDAVNIVCHSKTRSNPENNVGLITLANDCEVLTTLTPDTGRILSKLHTVQPKGKITFCTGIRVAHLALKHRQGKNHKMRIIAFVGSPVEDNEKDLVKLAKRLKKEKVNVDIINFGEEEVNTEKLTAFVNTLNGKDGTGSHLVTVPPGPSLADALISSPILAGEGGAMLGLGASDFEFGVDPSADPELALALRVSMEEQRQRQEEEARRAAAASAAEAGIATAGAEGERDSDDALLKMTISQQEFSRSGLPDLSSMTEEEQIAYAMQMSLQGAEFGQAESADLDASSAMDTSEPAKEEDDYDVMQDPEFLQSVLENLPGVDPNNEAIRNAMGSLASQATKDGKKDKKEEDKK, encoded by the exons cgTGGACAACAGTGAATACATGCGGAATGGGGACTTCCTGCCCACCAGACTGCAGGCCCAGCAAGACGCCGTCAACATCGTGTGTCACTCAAAGACCCGCAGCAACCCCGAGAACAACGTGGGGCTCATCACGCTTGCCAA TGACTGTGAAGTGCTGACCACGCTCACCCCCGACACTGGCCGCATCCTCTCCAAGCTCCACACTGTGCAGCCCAAGGGCAAGATCACCTTCTGCACTGGCATCCGCGTGGCGCAC CTGGCCCTGAAGCACCGGCAGGGCAAGAACCACAAGATGCGCATCATCGCCTTCGTCGGGAGCCCCGTGGAGGACAACGAGAAGGAT CTGGTGAAGCTGGCTAAGCGCCTCAAGAAGGAAAAAGTCAATGTCGACATAATCAATTTTGGGGAAGAG GAAGTGAACACAGAAAAGCTGACAGCCTTTGTAAACACACTGAACGGCAAAGATGGAACTGGTTCTCACCTGGTGACGGTGCCGcctgggcccagcctggctgaCGCGCTCATCAGCTCTCCGATCCTGGCTGGGGAAGGTGgcgccatgctgggcctgggagcCAGCGACTTTGAGTTTGGAGTGGATCCCAGTGCTGACCCTGAGCTGGCCCTG gccctgcgCGTCTCTATGGAAGAGCAGCGGCAACGGCAAGAAGAGGAGGCCCGGCGGGCAGCGGCTGCCTCTGCGGCGGAGGCTGGGATCGCCACCGCTGGGGCTGAAGGTGAAAGAG ACTCGGATGACGCCCTGCTGAAGATGACCATAAGCCAGCAGGAGTTCAGCCGCTCGGGGCTCCCAGACCTGAGCAGCATGACGGAAGAGGAGCAGATTGCGTACGCCATGCAGATGTCCCTGCAGGGTGCAG AGTTTGGCCAGGCCGAGTCGGCGGACCTGGACGCCAGCTCAGCTATGGACACGTCGGAGCCGGCTAAG GAGGAGGATGATTACGACGTGATGCAGGACCCCGAGTTCCTTCAGAGCGTCCTAGAGAACCTGCCAGGCGTGGATCCCAACAACGAAGCCATTCGAAATGCCATGGGCTCTCTGGCCTCCCAGGCCACCAAGGATGGCAAGAAAGACAAGAAGGAGGAGGACAAGAAGTGA